In a genomic window of Roseiflexus castenholzii DSM 13941:
- a CDS encoding metal-dependent transcriptional regulator: MSESVEMYLVMTALLRSAPDQPVPLSLLASKLGVSQVSANEMCHRLEERGLLSYQPYKGVTLTPDGEEWAQRILSRRRLWVIFLVENLGIDPEEADTLACQLEHITSERLVAALKAFLERDPEARSSINRTPQPLTACTAGMRGVVATIDVEPAAAAFLAQQGVVPGADVGVLAVGIDGAVLLQVDDYQVALASALAGRITLAAGSAAHTARQAAWRRCSAFWSCVRGEAPPCPIESVADESEVAALARR; the protein is encoded by the coding sequence GTGAGTGAAAGCGTCGAAATGTACCTGGTGATGACCGCGCTCCTGCGCAGTGCGCCAGATCAACCGGTTCCGCTGTCGTTGCTGGCGAGCAAACTCGGCGTATCACAGGTTTCCGCCAACGAAATGTGCCATCGTTTGGAGGAGCGCGGATTGCTCTCGTACCAACCGTACAAGGGCGTTACCCTCACGCCGGACGGCGAGGAGTGGGCACAGCGCATTCTCTCGCGCCGTCGTCTCTGGGTCATCTTCCTTGTCGAAAATCTGGGCATCGATCCAGAGGAAGCCGATACACTGGCGTGCCAGCTCGAACACATCACCTCGGAGCGACTGGTTGCGGCGCTCAAAGCCTTCCTGGAACGCGATCCTGAAGCACGTTCATCCATCAACCGCACCCCTCAACCACTCACCGCCTGCACCGCCGGAATGCGCGGCGTGGTGGCCACCATCGACGTTGAGCCGGCAGCGGCAGCGTTTCTGGCGCAGCAGGGAGTTGTGCCCGGCGCCGACGTCGGAGTGCTGGCGGTCGGCATCGATGGCGCTGTGCTGCTTCAGGTGGACGACTACCAGGTGGCGCTGGCGTCTGCGCTTGCCGGTCGCATCACGCTCGCTGCTGGATCGGCGGCGCACACGGCACGGCAGGCTGCATGGCGGCGGTGCAGCGCTTTCTGGTCGTGTGTGCGTGGTGAAGCGCCTCCGTGCCCAATCGAGAGCGTCGCCGATGAGTCGGAAGTTGCAGCCCTTGCCAGGAGATAA
- the meaB gene encoding methylmalonyl Co-A mutase-associated GTPase MeaB: MSNGQHSASSEAMPFGLSVVEGVTGGHDGLPGQQVHALAAPPSPRRRLLTLDEYVAGVRGGDRSILARAITLIESNAPAHMALAQEVLRALLPYTGGALRVGITGVPGVGKSTFIEALGMMLCERGHRVAVLAVDPSSSISRGSILGDKTRMERLSRHPNAYIRPSPTGGSLGGVARKSRETLLLCEAAGFDIVLVETVGVGQSEIAVRGMVDFFLLLMLAGAGDELQGIKKGIIELADALLITKADGDNRARALAAQAEYTHALRYLTPATEGWRPRAYICSAQTGEGIAEIWREIERFRDETTASGVFAARRRDQARDWVYTLIEDHLRTRFFGHPVVQGQLPAIEQAVVEGTLPVTTAVQTLIQAFESALQGEGTGS; the protein is encoded by the coding sequence ATGAGTAACGGGCAACACTCTGCTTCCTCAGAAGCGATGCCGTTTGGTCTTTCGGTGGTGGAAGGGGTGACCGGCGGGCACGACGGGTTGCCGGGTCAGCAGGTGCATGCGCTGGCAGCGCCGCCGTCCCCCCGCCGTCGCTTGCTGACGCTCGATGAGTATGTGGCTGGCGTGCGCGGCGGCGACCGGTCGATCCTGGCGCGCGCCATTACGCTGATCGAGAGCAACGCTCCGGCGCATATGGCGCTGGCGCAGGAAGTGTTGCGCGCGCTGCTGCCGTATACCGGCGGTGCGCTGCGCGTCGGCATCACCGGAGTGCCTGGCGTTGGCAAGAGCACGTTCATCGAGGCGCTCGGCATGATGCTCTGCGAACGCGGGCATCGCGTGGCAGTGCTGGCGGTCGATCCGTCCAGCAGCATCTCGCGCGGTAGCATCCTTGGCGACAAAACGCGCATGGAGCGTCTGTCGCGCCACCCCAATGCCTACATTCGTCCATCGCCAACGGGCGGCAGCCTCGGCGGTGTGGCGCGCAAAAGCCGGGAAACACTTCTCCTTTGCGAAGCCGCCGGGTTCGATATTGTGCTGGTCGAGACGGTTGGCGTCGGTCAGAGCGAAATCGCAGTGCGTGGGATGGTTGATTTCTTCCTGCTCCTGATGCTGGCAGGCGCCGGCGACGAATTGCAGGGCATCAAGAAGGGGATCATCGAACTGGCAGATGCGCTCCTGATCACGAAAGCCGACGGCGATAACCGCGCGCGCGCGTTGGCAGCGCAGGCAGAGTACACCCATGCGCTGCGCTACCTGACACCTGCCACGGAAGGGTGGCGTCCGCGCGCCTACATCTGCTCGGCGCAAACCGGCGAGGGGATCGCGGAGATTTGGCGCGAAATCGAACGCTTCCGCGACGAAACGACGGCATCGGGCGTGTTTGCGGCACGGCGCCGTGATCAGGCGCGCGATTGGGTCTACACCCTGATCGAGGATCATCTGCGCACGCGCTTCTTTGGGCATCCGGTCGTGCAGGGACAACTGCCTGCCATCGAACAGGCGGTTGTCGAAGGAACGTTGCCGGTGACGACGGCGGTGCAGACGCTGATCCAGGCGTTCGAAAGCGCGCTCCAGGGAGAAGGAACCGGCTCATAA
- the scpA gene encoding methylmalonyl-CoA mutase — protein MKTPDFTTLPYRDGAAAPTLAQWRERAEREAGKPLDALVWRTMEQIDVRPLYTADDIAGLEHLRFTAGIPPYLRGPYPTMYVTQPWTIRQYAGFSTAEASNAFYRRNLAAGQKGLSVAFDLATHRGYDSDHPRVVGDVGKAGVAIDSVLDMKILFDGIPLDQMSVSMTMNGAVIPVMAFYIVAAEEQGVRQEQLTGTIQNDILKEYMVRNTYIYPPEPSMRIIADIFAYTAKHMPKFNSISISGYHMQEAGATADLELGYTLADGLEYVRAGLKAGLSIDAFAPRISFFWAIGMNYFMEIAKMRAARLLWAKIIKQFDPKDVRSMALRTHCQTSGWSLTEQDPFNNVARTCIEAMAAALGHTQSLHTNSLDEAIALPTDFSARIARNTQLYLQEETGICKIVDPWGGAYYLEWLTDALARRAWAHIQEVEELGGMAKAIEAGVPKLRIEEAAARRQAHIDSGRETIVGVNKYRLPYEAPIEILEVDNTAVRQAQIERLKKLRAERDEARTQAALDALTRVAATGEGNLLEAAVEAARARATLGEISMAMEKVFGRYKATIRAVSGVYGSEFSDVEQIHHVRALADAFAAREGRRPRILVAKIGQDGHDRGAKVVATAFADLGFDVDIGSLFQTPDEVARQAVENDVHVVGISSLAAGHKTLLPQLVEELRKLGRDDILVVIGGVIPAQDYEFLREHGAAMIFGPGTIIPVAAEKLLLELQRRLHGDGVETGPTVQTRDAA, from the coding sequence GTGAAAACCCCGGATTTTACGACGCTTCCCTATCGTGATGGCGCCGCCGCTCCGACGCTGGCGCAGTGGCGCGAGCGCGCCGAACGCGAGGCGGGCAAACCGCTCGATGCACTGGTCTGGCGCACGATGGAGCAGATTGATGTGCGCCCTCTGTATACCGCCGACGATATTGCCGGGCTGGAACACCTGCGCTTCACTGCCGGCATCCCACCATATTTGCGTGGTCCCTACCCTACCATGTATGTGACTCAACCCTGGACGATCCGCCAGTACGCCGGCTTTTCGACCGCTGAGGCGAGCAATGCGTTCTACCGGCGCAATCTGGCAGCCGGGCAGAAGGGTCTGTCGGTCGCCTTCGACCTGGCCACGCACCGCGGCTACGACTCCGATCACCCGCGGGTGGTCGGCGATGTAGGCAAGGCGGGTGTCGCAATCGACTCGGTGCTCGACATGAAGATTCTGTTCGATGGCATCCCGCTCGATCAGATGTCGGTGTCGATGACGATGAACGGTGCCGTCATTCCGGTGATGGCGTTCTACATCGTCGCCGCCGAAGAGCAGGGGGTGCGCCAGGAGCAACTGACCGGCACGATTCAGAACGACATCCTCAAGGAATACATGGTGCGCAATACCTACATCTATCCGCCTGAACCGTCAATGCGCATCATTGCCGATATTTTCGCCTACACGGCAAAGCACATGCCGAAGTTCAACAGCATCAGCATTTCCGGCTACCATATGCAAGAGGCGGGCGCAACCGCCGACCTGGAATTGGGGTACACGCTGGCAGACGGGCTGGAGTATGTGCGCGCCGGGTTGAAAGCCGGGTTATCTATCGATGCCTTCGCACCGCGCATTTCGTTCTTCTGGGCGATCGGCATGAATTACTTCATGGAGATTGCCAAGATGCGCGCCGCGCGCCTGCTGTGGGCGAAGATTATCAAGCAGTTCGACCCCAAAGATGTTCGCTCGATGGCGCTGCGCACACACTGTCAGACGTCGGGCTGGAGCCTGACCGAGCAGGACCCGTTCAACAATGTGGCGCGCACCTGTATCGAGGCAATGGCTGCCGCACTGGGGCATACGCAGTCGCTCCATACGAATTCGCTCGACGAAGCGATTGCGCTGCCGACCGATTTCTCGGCGCGGATTGCGCGCAATACGCAACTCTATCTCCAGGAAGAGACCGGCATCTGCAAGATCGTCGATCCGTGGGGCGGCGCGTACTACCTCGAGTGGCTGACCGATGCGCTGGCGCGGCGCGCCTGGGCGCACATCCAGGAAGTCGAGGAACTAGGTGGCATGGCGAAAGCCATCGAAGCCGGGGTGCCGAAACTGCGTATCGAGGAAGCGGCGGCGCGGCGTCAGGCGCATATCGACTCCGGGCGCGAGACGATCGTCGGGGTCAATAAGTATCGCCTGCCCTACGAAGCGCCGATTGAAATCCTGGAAGTGGACAACACGGCGGTGCGCCAGGCGCAGATCGAGCGGTTGAAGAAACTGCGCGCCGAACGCGATGAGGCGCGCACGCAGGCGGCGCTCGATGCGCTGACCCGCGTGGCAGCCACCGGCGAAGGCAACCTGTTGGAAGCGGCGGTTGAAGCAGCGCGAGCGCGCGCGACGCTGGGAGAGATTTCAATGGCAATGGAAAAGGTCTTTGGGCGCTATAAAGCGACTATCCGCGCAGTGTCGGGGGTGTACGGCAGCGAGTTCAGCGATGTCGAGCAGATCCATCATGTGCGCGCGCTGGCGGATGCATTCGCTGCGCGCGAAGGGCGCCGTCCGCGTATTCTGGTGGCTAAAATCGGGCAGGACGGGCACGACCGCGGCGCCAAGGTGGTGGCGACGGCGTTCGCCGACCTCGGCTTCGATGTGGATATCGGTTCACTGTTCCAGACGCCGGACGAGGTGGCGCGGCAGGCGGTCGAAAACGATGTCCATGTGGTTGGCATCAGTTCGCTGGCAGCCGGGCACAAGACGCTGCTGCCGCAACTGGTCGAAGAACTGCGCAAACTGGGACGCGACGACATTCTGGTGGTGATCGGCGGTGTTATTCCGGCGCAGGATTACGAGTTCCTGCGTGAGCACGGTGCAGCCATGATCTTCGGTCCCGGTACGATCATTCCCGTGGCGGCGGAGAAATTGCTCCTGGAGTTGCAGCGACGATTGCACGGTGATGGCGTCGAGACCGGTCCGACAGTTCAAACACGGGACGCAGCATGA
- a CDS encoding DUF983 domain-containing protein, giving the protein MQRVFRVLFFSLLLTCPACQRGRMFRSRFTMNVRCPVCGIVFERGAGEFSGGMAINTVATSSVAVSGAALAFFTDMPVWTLIVALTLVSVLFALWFYRYARALWAGILYLTGSIRED; this is encoded by the coding sequence ATGCAGCGCGTGTTCCGTGTCTTGTTCTTCAGTCTGCTCCTCACCTGCCCGGCATGCCAGCGCGGGCGCATGTTTCGTTCGCGTTTCACCATGAATGTGCGCTGCCCGGTGTGCGGTATCGTCTTTGAGCGTGGTGCGGGTGAATTCAGCGGCGGGATGGCGATCAATACGGTCGCCACCTCATCGGTGGCGGTCAGCGGCGCGGCGCTCGCGTTTTTTACCGATATGCCGGTCTGGACCCTGATCGTGGCATTGACGCTTGTTTCGGTCCTCTTCGCCCTCTGGTTCTACCGCTACGCGCGCGCTCTGTGGGCGGGCATTCTGTATTTGACCGGCTCGATACGGGAAGATTGA
- a CDS encoding TM0106 family RecB-like putative nuclease yields MAWVMRCERRVWLDGRSAQPPQTAPTADARARMTLRANHKCHILAAIEGVEDFSELPWNERVTQTRLAMQRGAAMISGAALEAPIGGRLLHGAPDLLQRQTTAASGAWIYEPIAIVLHTRPTRWERLLLDSWRWLVRQTQGWDHDPPGELWLGANGYRPVCIKRQTASLAAFTAQIRRAIAIAAGEAPPIWFDSDHCPFCPWRTSCDAAAHDTHDIALIPRLSRRQGSALRRLGIHRIDQVITLDPATMTTLPDHSSATEARLRRQAQALLTDQPLPVSAAIPSLPQVRLFLDIESDPQTREPWAFGLAGAPGDRFVIVVEPLVAGSDVRLNGIPVIGVHSAHEGWQRVLHAVRATGGALAHWGEAERLMLEQSADPHTYQELIPLMIDAQRELYKRVVLPTPRQSDQRGGGLKAAARWLGWRWSPGADHWTLAWEAYRQWRAQPSPANVFDRLTPAIVYLATDVEALAAVWRWLDAFVASINATSAPQDGHADRDTATNREC; encoded by the coding sequence CTGGCATGGGTGATGCGGTGTGAGCGGCGTGTCTGGCTCGACGGGCGCAGCGCTCAACCGCCGCAGACTGCCCCCACTGCCGATGCCCGGGCACGCATGACGCTGCGTGCCAACCACAAATGCCACATCCTCGCTGCAATTGAAGGAGTCGAAGATTTCTCAGAACTTCCATGGAACGAACGGGTGACCCAGACACGCCTCGCAATGCAACGCGGCGCAGCAATGATAAGCGGCGCCGCGCTCGAAGCGCCAATCGGCGGTCGCCTGCTACATGGCGCTCCCGACCTTCTGCAACGCCAGACTACTGCCGCATCAGGCGCATGGATCTACGAGCCGATTGCCATTGTGCTGCATACCCGACCCACCCGCTGGGAACGGCTCTTGCTCGACTCGTGGCGCTGGCTCGTCCGGCAAACGCAGGGATGGGATCATGACCCGCCGGGTGAACTGTGGCTCGGCGCGAACGGCTATAGACCAGTATGTATCAAACGCCAGACCGCATCGCTCGCTGCGTTCACTGCACAGATACGGCGCGCCATTGCGATTGCCGCCGGGGAAGCCCCACCGATCTGGTTCGATAGCGACCATTGCCCGTTTTGTCCATGGCGCACCTCGTGTGATGCCGCAGCGCATGACACCCACGACATCGCCCTGATCCCCAGACTGAGTCGGCGGCAAGGGAGCGCCCTACGGCGGCTTGGCATCCATCGCATCGATCAGGTCATAACGCTCGATCCTGCAACCATGACGACACTGCCGGACCACTCGTCCGCAACGGAGGCACGTCTCCGACGCCAGGCGCAGGCATTGCTGACCGATCAACCATTACCGGTCAGCGCCGCCATTCCGTCTCTGCCGCAAGTCCGGCTCTTTCTTGACATCGAGAGCGATCCGCAGACGCGCGAGCCGTGGGCATTCGGGCTTGCCGGCGCACCCGGCGACCGCTTCGTGATTGTCGTGGAACCCCTCGTGGCAGGCAGCGACGTTCGGCTCAACGGCATCCCTGTCATTGGGGTGCACAGTGCGCATGAGGGTTGGCAGCGCGTGCTCCACGCCGTGCGCGCGACAGGAGGTGCGCTGGCACACTGGGGAGAAGCCGAGCGCCTGATGCTCGAGCAGAGTGCGGATCCGCACACATACCAGGAACTCATCCCCCTCATGATCGATGCACAACGCGAACTGTACAAGCGCGTCGTACTTCCGACACCCCGCCAGAGCGACCAGCGCGGCGGCGGATTAAAAGCCGCTGCGCGCTGGCTGGGGTGGAGGTGGTCCCCAGGCGCCGATCACTGGACGCTGGCATGGGAGGCATACCGGCAGTGGCGGGCACAACCATCGCCAGCCAATGTTTTCGATAGACTGACGCCGGCAATCGTCTATCTGGCAACCGATGTCGAGGCGCTGGCGGCAGTCTGGCGCTGGCTCGACGCTTTTGTGGCATCGATCAATGCAACCAGCGCGCCTCAAGACGGGCATGCAGATCGAGATACCGCAACCAACCGCGAATGCTGA